The stretch of DNA AAACTAAATCATTAATTTGTAGCTTAGTATTAGTTTGACCAGAAGCAATGGTAGTTTGTCCTTTGATTTTTGCTTTAGCTTGTTCTATAGCTGCATCTAAATCATATTCTACTAATTGATCGCCAGTGGGATTGTACCTACCGCTACCGTCAAGTTGTACTTCAATGGGGGATTGATTATAAGGAACAGCAGTGATATTTCCTTCTTCAACATTTACTGTCAAATCTACATAAATAGAAGGTTCTCCATCTTGTGTTTGTAAGTTTAAATCTAACCAAGAATTATCTTTAGCTTGTTCTAAATAAACTTCTGGTTGAACTAAAGTAATTTCTAAAGGTAAAGTTCGTTTAAAAATAAGAGGTAAGATATTGAAACCGACTTCGACTCGATCAATTGCAACTTTACCAGGATCTGTGGCAGTAGGAGGAACAGTAAGAGAGTCGAAGGTGATTCCCCTCAGAGAGACACTTTCTACCTCGCCAAAATCTACAGGGCGATTAATTATTTGACTGATTTGTTGTTCTAAGAAAGAAGGTAATTTTTGTTTGACTAAAACTTTAGTTCCCCAATAACCCAAACCAACTATTGCAAAGGTAGAAAAGCCAATGATTGTTATTTTGGAAGGATGTTTAATTTTTTCTAAAAACATTTGCCAAAAACTAGAAGGTTCTGGATTGGGAGGGGGATTTTGTAGAAATTTTGTCATTGTCTTAAATACTACAGACAAAGCATAGATAATTTTAAATCTCAATTGGTGTAATGATTGAGTCACACCTTATCATTATCTTTTTGGTCAAACTTCTTTCCTCCGACAGAAAATAATTAAATTGTGGTAATTAATTTAAGTTGATATTTATCGCAGAGCAATCCTCAAAAACTACCGACTCAATTTTTGATCAAAAATACCTTTTTTAAGCTCGATTTTGGTGCATGGCATATTTTTTACAAGTATATTGCCTACATAATATTTTTAGATATTATCTCACTCTGAGGAAATCTAAATTGATAACTAGCTATAGTATTTCAAGATAACCTATAAAAATAAAAAAAAACAAAAGTAAACATTAGGGAGTTAAAAGTTAACCAATGCGAATGCTTCACACTATGCTACGAGTTGGCAACTTAGAGGAATCTTTAAAGTTTTATTGCGATGTTTTAGGCATGAAATTACTACGCCAAAAAGACTATCCAGGCGGTGAATTTACTCTTGCTTTTGTGGGATATGGGGACGAAGCTAACCATACTGTGATTGAGCTAACTTACAATTGGGGTGTTGAACAATACGATCTGGGTAATGCATATGGGCATATTGCTTTGGGTGTAGATGATATCTATGGCACTTGTGAAAAAATTAAATCTCTTGGTGGAAAAGTGACTAGAGAACCTGGTCCAATGAAGCATGGTAGTACTGTAATTGCTTTTGTAGAAGATCCAGACGGCTATAAAATTGAGTTAATTCAACTAGGAACACAAGGTTCGGCAAAAAAGGCGGAATTAGCTAGTCAAAAAGTATATTAAATTACAAAAATTTGTGGTGGGTTATGGTATAGAGCAAGATTTTAAATCAGGAGGATTACAATTAAGCTTGCGCCTAATCCACTATACTAAGCTTGTCCTGATCCAAAGGCAAAGGAACAGATTGAGTTATTGATTGGTAAGAGACAGGAGACAGAAAACGCGAGAGGTTCGCTCTCTTCCTTCGCGATCGCGTAAGGATCGAAGTAAAAAGCAGAGGCAAGGAGAAAAGGGGACAATAAGCAGCCATAACTGGGTAACTGTTCACTGATAAAGGTTCATTTCTCACAGAGTATTGATCAGCAAAGCTATTGTGAATTTTTCGGCTACTAGAACAGAGATTTTTTACAATTGGGATAACTTCTTTGGGCTACTGAAGAGCAAGTATTAAGGAAATATGACTACTAAACCGCCATCCAAACCTCCTGCATCAGGTAATTCGACCAAATCTCAATTGAGTAAAATTTTGACTCAAGCGGTTCAAACTATTCAAGCCAAAGTTAATTTTAATGCTCTGGCGTTGAGATCAGGAACACAAGTACCTGAATTAAAAGTTCAAGATGCTAATTCTCAAGAAAGAGTTTATCCTTTGTTAGGCGATCGCTATTCGATTGGACGTAGTTCTCGTTGTGATATTCAAGTTCGTAATCCTGTAGTTAGTCAAGTTCATTTTTCCTTAACCAGAAATAAGAAAAATCCTCGTTCTTTTTTAATCAAAGACGAAAAATCAACTAATGGTATTTATATCGGTAAAAGAAGAGTTGCCAATTTTGCTCTTTATCACGGCGATCGCTTTACTTTAGGCCCACCAGAGTTAGCTGCTGCTGTTACTCTTGAGTATTATAATCCTCCTCCGTTATGGCTGAAGATTTTGCGCTACAGTCTTTATGGTACGGGAGGAATGATGAGTTTATTAATTCTCTGGATTGGAATTGAATGGGCAAAAACGCCTGTTTATCCTTTACCTAGAGAAGCAACTCGCCCTGTGGTTGTTTACGCTGATGATGGCACTCCAATTAACCCAGTTGCCCAAAATACTCACCGCGAACTAAAAAATCTGGCTGACTTTTCTCCTTATCTACCTAAAGCGGTAATTGCTTCTGAAGATAGTAGATATTACTGGCATTTGGGCGTAGATCCTTATGGAATTGCTCGGGCGATCGCAGTAAATTTAACTTCTTCGGAATTAAAACAAGGAGCAAGTACAATTACTCAACAATTAGCCCGAAGTCTTTTTCCTGAAGTCGGTAGACAAAATACGGCAGGCAGAAAATTGCGAGAGATGCTAGTAGCTTTAAAACTCGAGGCAGTTTATAGCAAAAAAACAATTTTAAAAACCTATCTCAATCGTGTTTATCTTGGTGTGGGCAGTTATGGTTTTGAAGATGCTGCCCAATTTTATTTTGAAAAGTCCGCTGCCGATCTCAGTCTCTCAGAAGCAGCTACTCTAGTAGCAATTTTGCCTGCCCCTAATCTTTACAACCCAGTTAAAGATTATGAAACTTCTGTCGCCTTACGTAATCGTGTGATTAATCGAATGGTGAAATTAGGCATGGTATCCGAAGCAGAAGCAGACAGAGCAAGGCGATCGCGAATTGAGGTTAGTCCGAACGCCCGTCAAACCCTTTCTAATACTACTGCTCCCTACTTTTACGCCTATGTTCTCAAAGAACTACAAGCTCTCCTTGGTACAGAAGTAGCCAAAGAAGGAAATTACATTGTTGAAACAGGGTTAGCTCTTCAAATACAAACCGAAGCCGAACAATCTCTCAAATATTCAGTAACAGAAGATGGTTCACGCTATGGCTATTCTCAAGGGGCAATTGTTACTCTCGACAGTGAGACTGGACAGATTATCGCCTTAGTTGGTGGGGCAGATTATAATCAAAGTCAATTTGACCGCGCCACCCAAGCTAAACGTCAGCCAGGATCGACTTTTAAAATGTTTGCTTATACTTCTGCGATTGAACAAGGAATCAATCCTAATAATAAATATTCCTGCGCTCCCGTCAGTTGGAAAGGACAAGAATATCGAGGTTGCGAACGTAGTAGTGGTGAAATAAATATGTATCGTGGGTTAGAGCAATCTGAAAATGCAGTTGCTTTACGAGTGGCCCAAGATATTGGTTTAAATCGAGTTATTGAGATGGCACGACGGTTTGGCATTAACTCTTCTTTAACAGAATCACCAGGTTTAGTTTTGGGAGAAAGTGAAGTTAGTGTTTTAGAAATGACTGGTGCTTATGGTGCTTTGGCTAATGATGGAATTTGGCATCGTCCCCACGCGATTAATCGAATTCTGGATGGTAGTGATTGTGAGAATCCTAATGACTGGCAAACTTGTAGAGAAATTTATTCTTTTACTAGCGACAGTCAAAATAGTCGGGAAGTTGTTTCTGAAGCAGTCGCTGAGCGAATGACTTATATGCTTAAACAAGTAATTGCCGATGGTACAGGCAAAGCAGCCGATATTTCTCAAGGAGAAGCAGGCAAAACAGGTACAACTGATAATAGTGTTGATTTATGGTTTATTGGCTATGTACCAAAAAAAAATTTAGTGACAGGGATTTGGTTGGGTAATGACGATAATTCCGCAACTAAAGGTAGCAGTTGGCAAGCTGCAACTTTGTGGGGTAATTATATGCGCAAAATTATCGATTATCGATAAATAAAGATTTAGTTTATTGTTCTTCAGTTTCGAGACAGGGATTAATTTCTAAATCATAAACAATTGCATCGATGAGATGATGCAGCGCAAAAAAGAACAATTGCTCATTACCATGTTCTAAAGCAGTTTTTAAATATTTTCTTCCTTGTTCTGGATTCATTAACACTTCGTATAAACTTTTTCTCGGGTAATTAATCAAAGACACAATTGACCTCTATATTTAACTTTTTTAAAACATTATGAATAAAACTCACCTCGAACAATAGATACTTACAAAATTTCTAAAAAAAGCTGAATAGATCTAGCAATATATTAATAGGTTAGGACATTAATTTTGTACAGAGGGAATAGAGATTAAGAAAAACGTCCTAACGGTTTCTAGTAATGCTATAAAACTAAAAAACATTAACTTCACACGGTGGTTAATTATGGTGAGGTTTTTTTACCATCCTTCACCATCAAAAAAACTAAGTAATTCGTTGATTGTGATCTTTATACAGACCTAGTACTTCTTCTTACTCCTCTCAATCCCCTTGTATCCCTTTTACAAGGAGGAAAGACAAAGAAATTAACTTTTAACATTGGAGATAGAACATCTACGCATGGGAATTAATTTTACTGAGCAAAAAGATTAAAAAATTAATTCTTGGCAAATTTATTAGAGCTATGCTCATTATTGCTTAAATTGATATTTACCAAAATCATCTTTATTAACTCTTAATCAATCTGACAAAGTTTTGACATATTTGGACAATATTTATTTTGTAAAGTCAATTGGTAGCAAAACTTAAAAATTATAAATTTTTTCACTTGATTCAACTAGTTTAAGTAGCTTGTGATACCTTGACGCCAAGATTTATGTTGCTTCAAGCACAAAATAATATCTGGAAAAAATAACAACATTAAGCCAATAATTTATTTTTTGTTTTAGAATTTAGGTTGCCTAGACAAGAATAATTATTTAAAAGTTATTTCTTGGTTAGATATATTAAAATAGCAGCAAGTTTTAATCTTAGGAGTAAAACTAATGGCAGAACCTTTTAGATTTTCAGACGGACAACTAGCTTATAGTGTAGAAGATTTAGTTAAACTGTGTAAGCGATCGCCTGGAGAAGGGATTAACTATTTAATGCGAGCAGATTTTGAAAACTGGTTGGCGTATATAGGTAAACCCGATCTCGCCCAAATGACTCAAACAATCCGTCAAGAGCAACTAAGTGAAAGCGAAAAATTAGAACAATTTGTAGCTAAATGTAAGCTGGCAGTCACAGGCGAACCCAAGTCAATTGCGTCAACTAAGCCAGCCAAATCAAATAATTTTATGAATAATCTGAGTAAATTTTTTCAGAATTTAATTCCTCAAAAATCAACTAAATAATCAAAATTTTAAAGATAATTTAGTTTAATTGAATGGCGAACTACGGTTCGCTTTTATCAAAAATTATTCACGCGAGTTCGGAACTTCTCCCCAAATTAACTCGCCATTGTTGTATAAACCAATCTGAGTAGCTTTCACTGTTCGGCCAAACGTATACTTCAATCCTTTAATTGACCAATCATTGTTATGATTCCATCGATTATTACTGGTAATACGTAAGCCGACAGATTTTTTATAGTGCTCGTTACCACCAGGATAAATGGCTTTTCCTTGACAATTAATTTCTACATAATAAACTTGTTCGGATACCTGAACAGGTTGACTAGGAGAATTAGGACATTCACTTTCAGTACCAACTACAGAAATATCGTTAATATCTTGAGAGTCAAGGGTGAAAAAGAAACGAAGCGCAGCATTATCTAAGACTGTAGCAGGAGAAGCTGATTTATTAACTATATCTGCTTGAATTTCTAAAAAATTAGCTCCACTTTGTTTAATTTTTGCTTCTACATAAATCGATTCTTGTTGGTCGGTAGGAATCGGTATTTCTGGTAAGGGTTCACCACCAAATTCTAAATACATTCTAGCCAAAGCTCCTGCTATGCCCCAATTGTAGCCGATCGCGACTTCATTACCTTCCCAATCGTTACGGTCATCTTCCCATTGGTCGTTTTGATCGGGACCTCCAACTAAAGCACCAACCAGTAAATTACGAGTTTCGCTGGGATTGCTACTATCATTTAGCCAACTGCCGTGAGCAGTACGATGATGGGGATTTTTGGGATAATTTTTTTCAAAACCAATAATATAACTACGATGATGGGGATTATTGCCTAAAATATAATGAACTTGACTTACCCCAAAATCAAAATAA from Stanieria cyanosphaera PCC 7437 encodes:
- the gloA gene encoding lactoylglutathione lyase encodes the protein MRMLHTMLRVGNLEESLKFYCDVLGMKLLRQKDYPGGEFTLAFVGYGDEANHTVIELTYNWGVEQYDLGNAYGHIALGVDDIYGTCEKIKSLGGKVTREPGPMKHGSTVIAFVEDPDGYKIELIQLGTQGSAKKAELASQKVY
- a CDS encoding PBP1A family penicillin-binding protein — encoded protein: MTTKPPSKPPASGNSTKSQLSKILTQAVQTIQAKVNFNALALRSGTQVPELKVQDANSQERVYPLLGDRYSIGRSSRCDIQVRNPVVSQVHFSLTRNKKNPRSFLIKDEKSTNGIYIGKRRVANFALYHGDRFTLGPPELAAAVTLEYYNPPPLWLKILRYSLYGTGGMMSLLILWIGIEWAKTPVYPLPREATRPVVVYADDGTPINPVAQNTHRELKNLADFSPYLPKAVIASEDSRYYWHLGVDPYGIARAIAVNLTSSELKQGASTITQQLARSLFPEVGRQNTAGRKLREMLVALKLEAVYSKKTILKTYLNRVYLGVGSYGFEDAAQFYFEKSAADLSLSEAATLVAILPAPNLYNPVKDYETSVALRNRVINRMVKLGMVSEAEADRARRSRIEVSPNARQTLSNTTAPYFYAYVLKELQALLGTEVAKEGNYIVETGLALQIQTEAEQSLKYSVTEDGSRYGYSQGAIVTLDSETGQIIALVGGADYNQSQFDRATQAKRQPGSTFKMFAYTSAIEQGINPNNKYSCAPVSWKGQEYRGCERSSGEINMYRGLEQSENAVALRVAQDIGLNRVIEMARRFGINSSLTESPGLVLGESEVSVLEMTGAYGALANDGIWHRPHAINRILDGSDCENPNDWQTCREIYSFTSDSQNSREVVSEAVAERMTYMLKQVIADGTGKAADISQGEAGKTGTTDNSVDLWFIGYVPKKNLVTGIWLGNDDNSATKGSSWQAATLWGNYMRKIIDYR